Sequence from the Burkholderiales bacterium genome:
GAGCGCGGACCGGGATCCCGGGCGAGGTAGTGGTGGGTCATGGTGGCCGCATTCGGAGTCTTGCTCGCACCCGCGCAGCCGCGCTGCTACACTCGAATCGCCATGTCCGATCCATCCGCAACGACGAGCGCGCGAGCATCTCAACCGGGGTCGCGAAGCGCAGCGCAATTAGCCACGGCGGCCTCGCCAGAGCGCGGGGAAACAAAGCGGCGCGCTAGCGCTTCACGCTTGCCGCTTTATCTCGCGATCGCCTATATCCTGCTGATTGTGCTCGCCAGTCTGTCTCCATTCACAGGCTGGCGCGACACCGGCGCGCCAGTGCTCGCCTTCCTGTTCGAAACGACGCGCAATTATCAAAGCCGTTTCGATCTGATGAGCAATGTTGTCGGCTACGCGCCGATCGGATTTCTGGTTTGCATGGGGGTGTTATCGCGGCTCAGGCCCGCCTTCGCTGTCCTGCTCGCGAGCCTGGGCGGCCTGCTGCTGAGCCTGGCGATGGAATCTCTGCAGTCGTATCTGCCGACACGCATATCGTCAGTCGTCGATTTTGCCTGCAACAGCAGCGGCGCATTTGCCGGAGCGTTGCTGGCTGCTTTGCTCGGCCAGCGTCTGCTTCGAAGCCGGCGGCTGGCGGCTGTGCGCCATCAATTCTTTTATCCCGACGATGCGACGCCGGCTGGCCTTGTGTTGCTGGGTTTCTGGCTGCTCAGCCAGACCAATCCTTCGATCTCGCTATTCGGCAACGGCGATTTGCGCGCCTGGCTAGGCGAGGATGCAGCCGGGTTTCATTCCGCGCAATTTTTTATCGCGGCCGAGGCGGTGGTGGTCGCGCTGAATCTGGCCGGCGCCGGTTTGCTGGCGGCGAACCTGACCGTCAACAACGCGAGCGCCGGACGCCTCATTGTTGCGCTGCTCGCCGCGGTTTTCGCGATCAAATCGTTTGCCGTCGGCATGATATTCGACGCGGATCGCGCGTTTGCCTGGTTGACTTTCGGCGCCTGGCTCGGATTGCTGGCGGGCGCCGCGAGTCTGATCGTGCTGATCGGACAGCAACGCCGCAAGCGGTTCGCGATCGCGTTGGGGAGTCTGGCGCTGGCCACCGTGCTGGTGAATTGGCTGCCGCTGAATCCGTACCTGATTTCGTCGTTTGAACTCTGGCGCGAAGGTCAGTATCTGAATCTGAACGCGTCGACGCGCGTCGTCTCGGCATTGTGGCCGTTTGCCGCGATGCTCTATCTGGCGGCGCATTCGGGGCGGCGCGAACGCGTTTATACTTGAGCGATGTCTTACTATCTGCACCACGTTTTTTTTTGCTGCAATCAACGAACAGCCGGCGAAGCGTGCTGCGCCGACCGCGGCGCCAGTGAAATGCGCGACTATGCGAAAAAGCGGCTCAAGGAACTGCGGCTCGACGGCCCGGCCAGGAACCGGATCAACATGGCCGGCTGCCTCGATCGCTGCGAACACGGGCCGGTCATCGTCGTTTATCCCGAGGAAATCTGGTACACGTACGTCGACCGCGACGACATCGACGAAATCATCGACGAGCATTTGCAGCACGGCCGCGTCGTCGAGCGCCTGCGCCTGCCCTGACGCCGGCATAGACCCCGGAGAAACCGATTGTCCGAAAACCGCCCCGAATTCAGCGCGGGTAGAAACATCGCGCTGAAGATTCCGCCGCATCAGTTCGATGCGACTGTCGCGTTTTATCGCGATGTACTCGGCCTGAAAGTCGTCGATGAGTTTGCGCCCGCGATCATTATCGCATTCGGCGCCTGCCGTTTGTGGATCGACCGCGCGCCCGCGCTGAGCCAGGCCGAGCTCTGGCTGGAAATCGAGACGCCGGACGCCGGGCGCGCTGCCGCGTATCTCGATACGCACGGTGTCACTCGCTGCGCTGCGATCGAAGCGCTGCCTGAAGGTTTCGACGGGCTCTGGATCATGAATCCGGCGGGAATCGTTCACCTGGTCAACGGCAGCGCTGATGGCGCTGGTACTTGAGAAGGTTGTGGTGAGCCTTTTGTGGACTCACTAAAATTCAGCACAGCGTGCGTCGCCTGATCGACGGCCCGGCCGGCAAGCTCGAGCTCGCGATCGAGCGGCCGCAAGACGCACCCGCCGGCATCGCGCTCATCGCCCATCCACACCCGCTGCAAGGCGGCACCTTCGACAACAAGGTCGTGACAACTCTGACGCGGGCATTCACCAGGCTCGGCTATCTCGCGCTGCGCATGAATTTCCGCGGCGTCGGGCAAAGCGAAGGCTTGCACGATAACGGCATCGGCGAGACGGAAGACATGCTGGCGGCCGCGGACTCCGCCCGGCGCGAATTCGGCAATCTGCCGATGGTGCTGGCCGGTTTCTCGTTCGGCGCGTATGTCCAATCGCGTGTCGCGCCGCGCATCGAACATCGGCGGCTCGTGTTGATCGCGCCTGCGGTCGATCGCTTCGAAGTCGGCGCGGTTCCCGGTAACACTCTGGTCATACACGGCGACGAAGATGATGTCGTTCCGCTTTCGGCTACGCTGAAATGGGCGAAGGCGCAAAAACTGCCGGTCGTCGTGTTGCCCGGCGCCGGGCACTTTTTTCACGGCTACCTGATCGAATTGCAGGCCGTGGTGCTGGGTGCGTTTGGCGCTGCCGCAAACCCTGCTTGAGCCCATGTTCCATCTGCACGTGCAAAACCTGCGCAAGTCGTACGGCAATAGCGAAGTCGTGCGCGGCCTCGAACTGGCGCTGGCGCCCGGCCGATGTTTCGGCCTGCTCGGGCCGAACGGCGCCGGCAAAACGACGACCTTGCGGCTATGCCTGGGCCTGACCGATCCCGATGCCGATTCCGGCGCCATCACGCTGCTCGGGCTGCCGGTTCCGGCGCGTGCGCGCGAAGCGCGGCTCAAGGTTGGCGTCGTGCCGCAAGTCGACAATCTCGATCCCGACTTCAGCGCCTACGAAAATCTGTACACCTATGGCCGCTATTTCGGCCTGTCGCGGCAGACGCTGGTCGAGCGCATTCCGGAATTGCTCGAATTCGCCGGCCTGGCGACGCGCGCCGACAGCAAGATACAAACGCTGTCGGGCGGTATGAAACGGCGGCTGGCGTTGGCGCGCGGCCTGATCAACGACCCCGACCTGCTGTTTCTCGACGAGCCGACGACCGGGCTCGATCCGCAAGCGCGGCATCTGATCTGGCAGGGTTTGCAGCGACTCTTGAAGCTCGGCAAAACGATATTGCTGACCACGCATTTCATGGATGAAGCCGAGCGTTTGTGCGACCGCCTCTCGGTCATGGATCATGGCCGCATCATCGCCAGCGGCAGCCCGCGCGAACTTATCGCCGAAGAAATCGAGCCGCACGTTTTCGAGATTTACGGCGACGCCGCGCAAGAATGGGGGCGGCAACACGGCAGGCTCGCGCAGCGCTGCGAGCAAAGCGGCGAGACGGTGTTCTGTTACGCGCGCGATGCCGCGCCGTTGCTGAAGAACCTGGAAACGTTCGAGGGGTTGCGTTATCTGCATCGTCCGGCGAATCTGGAGGATGTGTTTTTGAAATTGACCGGGCGGGAATTGCGCGATTGAGAACATGGCTCGCATTCACCAGTTTGTCGTCCTCGCGTATGCGGGGCCCAACGATTTCCATCAAAGACACCGGATTCCCGCGCGCCCGGGAACGACGACGAAAGGGCGTTGATGGCGCGAACGTTTGTAATAGACCGTAAACATTTTCGCCCGCCTTCGATCAGTCTTCGCTTTGGTCATGTCTGGCGGCGCAACTTTCTGGTCTGGCGCAAGCTGGCGATCCCGTCGGTCATCGGCAATCTCGCCGATCCGCTGCTGTTCATGCTCGGCCTCGGCTACGGATTGGGCGCGCTGATGCCCGCTGTCAACGGCATCCCGTATATCAATTTTCTGGCCGCCGGAACGATCTGCTACAGCACCATGAACAGCGCGAGTTTCGAAGCGATGTACTCGGCGTTTTCGCGCATGCACGTGCAACGAACGTGGGAAGCGATTCTGAACGCGCCGCTGACGCTCGACGACGTGCTGATCGCCGAAGCGGTCTGGGCGGCGAGCAA
This genomic interval carries:
- a CDS encoding VanZ family protein; translation: MPLYLAIAYILLIVLASLSPFTGWRDTGAPVLAFLFETTRNYQSRFDLMSNVVGYAPIGFLVCMGVLSRLRPAFAVLLASLGGLLLSLAMESLQSYLPTRISSVVDFACNSSGAFAGALLAALLGQRLLRSRRLAAVRHQFFYPDDATPAGLVLLGFWLLSQTNPSISLFGNGDLRAWLGEDAAGFHSAQFFIAAEAVVVALNLAGAGLLAANLTVNNASAGRLIVALLAAVFAIKSFAVGMIFDADRAFAWLTFGAWLGLLAGAASLIVLIGQQRRKRFAIALGSLALATVLVNWLPLNPYLISSFELWREGQYLNLNASTRVVSALWPFAAMLYLAAHSGRRERVYT
- a CDS encoding (2Fe-2S) ferredoxin domain-containing protein yields the protein MSYYLHHVFFCCNQRTAGEACCADRGASEMRDYAKKRLKELRLDGPARNRINMAGCLDRCEHGPVIVVYPEEIWYTYVDRDDIDEIIDEHLQHGRVVERLRLP
- a CDS encoding alpha/beta hydrolase → MQHSVRRLIDGPAGKLELAIERPQDAPAGIALIAHPHPLQGGTFDNKVVTTLTRAFTRLGYLALRMNFRGVGQSEGLHDNGIGETEDMLAAADSARREFGNLPMVLAGFSFGAYVQSRVAPRIEHRRLVLIAPAVDRFEVGAVPGNTLVIHGDEDDVVPLSATLKWAKAQKLPVVVLPGAGHFFHGYLIELQAVVLGAFGAAANPA
- a CDS encoding ATP-binding cassette domain-containing protein; amino-acid sequence: MFHLHVQNLRKSYGNSEVVRGLELALAPGRCFGLLGPNGAGKTTTLRLCLGLTDPDADSGAITLLGLPVPARAREARLKVGVVPQVDNLDPDFSAYENLYTYGRYFGLSRQTLVERIPELLEFAGLATRADSKIQTLSGGMKRRLALARGLINDPDLLFLDEPTTGLDPQARHLIWQGLQRLLKLGKTILLTTHFMDEAERLCDRLSVMDHGRIIASGSPRELIAEEIEPHVFEIYGDAAQEWGRQHGRLAQRCEQSGETVFCYARDAAPLLKNLETFEGLRYLHRPANLEDVFLKLTGRELRD